The genomic interval CATGACCTAACTATATGGCAAGTCATAGCAATGtctatttatattaaagtcgtgAAAACATTAACTTTTAGGGAAGTCAAGGTGGACATCCATCAGTACAGGGCAGAGCTTTTTAAGTCACGAGGAACACTGCCAGCTCTGCAGTGCTCCTCATGGAGACAGGACAAGGAGGTAGGGACATGAAGCAAGGATCCTCACTGAGATGAAAGAGACAGACGCCTGCATGCTGCTGTTCTGAAAACAGTGGGAAGTCTGCTGATTTTGCAGTAGCAGCAGTGTGTCACACACAGCTCACCGAGGCAATTAAGGTACTTAAAGTGGCAAAATAAACCGACTTTTGAGAGCTAAAGCAGTACATCCTCAAACAGATCcaccaaaatgtcagaaatatgATATCAGTCTGTTGCTTAGATTCAAGAGACGTGTCACTGTGGCCTCAGCGTGTGATTTGTTAAAAAGTGCCAACTAATGATAGCGTAGCATATGACCTGCACTTTAAGGGGAGACTGAACCACGGTGAGCGTGTACCTGTCGGTACAAAGGCCTCATACTGAAATGCACTATGAAAGCACAAGATGGAGGCCCATACAACTGTgtttaacctgtgtgtgttgtgcattttAGCATCATCATTTGCTCTTATAGCTCAGCACACTGCTGTGCAGCTTTAACTTTGGTTTATACTCGTCGCAGCACATCCATCAGACGTCTCTTACTGCTTTAATGTAGCTTATTAGATGCACGGggtgtgaaaacaaaactaaaatatgtaaaatattacaCTGTCGTTCATCCGGACAATTTCCTTGTATGCGACCTAAAGGTTTGGGGGTATACTGACGACCATAAACACCTCTGTGGCTGCTCGTAGGGTGCACGCCATCTGCAGATGAAACTTTTCTTCACTCGCATCAAACTTAGCATGTCTGAATGCTATATGCTGTTTTTATACTGCAGATGAAAACTTCCCACTGGGACAATAAAGTCTATCCTAtcctgtaaaaacatttttttgaactGAGCACTAAACTACTAACTAATTtgatttcaactttttataTGATTATTTGCATCAATGAGAATCAACTCAAAGGTGAGTTTTAATGAAGGGAAATATAACCTCGACAAGACTAAATTACTgtagaaatgtaaatataatcaataatgacctttttctcataaaagtttagttttttttcccatgagtCTATAAATGAAGACATAAATTAAGTCTGGGGTTGGTTGTGACTGTGCCATCCCACTATTTGTGTTCCTTAATGACTTTCTAATTCCTCATCAGTGGGTAGCTAGCCTCCACAGCAGGCAGACAGAGAGCAGTGGCAGGGTGCCATCCAGGAACAGGTGCTCTTCCATGTTGTGCTTATGGTGTCTGTAGGCCTCAATTACATCCTTTAGGTTGCTCTTAAGTTGGAAGTGCTTCAGCGGGTTCAGTGCTTTCTCCCCTCGCAAAACTTTTTCTGATTACATATTTGAGTGCAACGGCAGGTAAATAATCAATTGCTACGTTAATCTGGTAGCAATGCAAGGTGATTGCAATAAGAGTTAGCGGGGAAAAATAGTCCATATAATATTTAGACTGCTACCACTGTCATGTCACATTTGGACTTTTCAACTTGAGCTTCAGTACTTTTTGgatattgtttgtattgctttgaaaatgtacatttattttgatttctcTGTTGTTGAAAACATCCATCTGAACCAGTGACAGACTCACTTCATGTTGGCAAAATGATTTGTGGTGTGagctgtgggagaaaaaaaatagcacTAAATTTTATGTAGGTTATTACAGGCCTTGTGTCAGGATTTTCCTCACATTGCTGGACATAACTACctactgtatgttttatgtgGAATCATCTctgcaagaaataaaatgatgaattaTGGCAGGGGCACCAGTCATTCCAAAAGCATATTTACATgtgaaataatgtaaaataactgTTACAGTGGAGGGGGAGTATGCAAAAGAAATGACATACAAAATATACTTGAATTGAGTCCTGCAGCTGAATGAATTTTAGTTAAATTTtttagttaaagtaaaaaaaacacaacacacttgtTTGCctcatataaataatatataataatatacagtataaatatttgTTTACCTGGATACCACACTGCAGACATATGTGTGCATAGCTGCATATGCAGTATATATCTTTTTCATTTGGGTTACCACCATACTGACAATTGCATTGATACAAAAACAGCTCTGTTAATGAAGTGAAtagtttacttttatttcattcactTAAAAagaagtttttttcttcttcttttcctttacCATTCATTTCCAGATCTATGCTTCTCTTTAATACCTTACATGTTTGGTCAAGACACTTTCCAGAACCACTTGTCAGCCACGCAATGTAATAGCTTATTATTTACAAGGCAGAGGCCATTATTACAACCTGTACTGCAGGTGACGTACTTGTCATGTTTGCATAAAAGATAAACGGGGGGAAATAAAAAACCTAGATCACATGAGGGAGAAGCAGTTTTAGGACAAACTACAATCAGATCTTGCTCCTCATCACCtttgtctttttgtattttataatgCTTTGTTGTTTCCgtgatgtgtttttatgatgaATTTCATCAAAAGGCATATCACACCACTGCCTTAAAACAGCATGCAGAGGGAGAACAGGTACCACATGCTGTAGTCATTTCTAAACAAATGGATCAACACAAAAATGCCTGTtgcattttgtattatttgtatacACAAATGGACAAATATGAAGAATTCAAGTATGAACAAAAATCCtcaagccacacacacacacacacacaaataaaagccTGTCCACCATAACACTTCTCCAACACAGTGGTCAGACCAATGAACAAAACATAACAGTACACATCTATAGGTCTCCTCTGATCTCACCCAGGAAGGAGACAACACTTCGCATCAATACCCTGTCATCTCACAATGTGGCATCTTCCCCTTTGAAGGTACAGTTGTATTGTTGCAGTTGCTCAGATGTGAAACTCTCGCTTTTATCATCCTGTTTTGGGCAAGGAGGAGAAGAGTGGGAGATGAAGGAAGCTATTTCTTTTTAACTTGGACCCACCAAAGTGAACAGAAACAGTGTGTTGACAGGTGTGTGAAAGGAGCACTGCTGGGGCAACTGGGGAACATCAGAGACCACTTTCGAAGGCTTCATGAAGTCTCTCCGAAGAGAAGCTGCAAAGAGTTCACTGGCAGCAAAGCAACAATAATTTCCTACATATCAGAAGTTAGCAGTGACGGCTTATTCTGGATTCCTGCACATGCTTTAACTGTAGATTATTGCTCTGTCCGATTAATGGCACACACATTTAGGCCTGCTAACATGCACTAGTGCCATCACTTCACCGAAGACTATTTACCCAAAAACCAGAGAGATTTGCTCCTTGTCCTGAATTACCAACCAGCTGTAAACTACAAGTCCCATTCCACAGCAGGAGAATCACTCCTCCCATTAGCCTTGGCATAGTGCCGACTACAAATGTGAGATCATTGGCCGTCAGGAGGCCCAGTTGGGACAAGACCCTCTGTCACTCATGGCGACACATGTCATAAACTCATTGTCTTGCCATCAATCTGGGGACCTAACCACCTCAAAAGCAGATGGAGACCCAGCAGGACAACAGGGGGCCATGCCCTGAGTCTGTGGCCCACACAGAGTGCACACGGCAGGAGTAAAAGGGGCCACAACTATACGCGATCCTCATACCCTAGACTGGACCTCCTGTGGATAAACCTCTGGATGAAGTCCTAATATTGTCCGTGATTAATTAGAAATAGATGTAAGTACCCCACTACTGCTGTGTAAGAAAATGAGCTTGCTTTTGATTTGGACATTTAACTAATtagattaatatttaaaagtttatGTCTGCAGACTTTCACCTCTACATCACATAGCCTCAGTAGTGTATCAGCAATTCAACTCTGTGTTGTATCTCtgagtatacagtatatgcacgtCTACGACCACAATAAGAAGAAGCATCATTCCCAAGTTCAGGAGTGAAAATACTGATACATTTGGTCTCCAAGAGGTAAAAATGTCTTGCTGATATGTAATGATATTCATAAAGAGACCACCAACTGGGGGCACAGGAAAACCGTTTCTTAGCAACAACATACATGATCTTACAAGGTAAATCTACGGAAATTTTGACTGGGGTGAAAACAATACAGACCTTTAACTAAGCCATTTTGTGAGCCTCCCTATGGCTGATATCAGTGTGTCTTGTCTGGAACAAATCCCACCTACAAATAATGATACATACTGCATATCAGCAAACCCCATGAAGAGAATGCAAGTTTCAGTATATGCGGCTAACCCAAATGTCACACCATGTTAgttccttttaaaatgtaacatgtgtGATCTCACGTCATTAACATTCCAAACGTCATCAGCATTAATACCAATAATCACTTTGCCACAAACAATTACCTTATAggctacataaaaaaaatccacatgaCAGTTGAGGACAAGTTGCTGCAAAGAGGGCAGTCTTGCTTTAAAGGTCATAAACTGGTCAAACCTGCTGTCAAATTCTTCTTCTCCCTTCAGCACTCGGAAACCATTTCACAGTATCAGTTGTTGAGAAAATTGTGATGGCTCAGGAGCTTTATGTCCATGCAGTGTAATCAACTGTGTCATGGGATTACCTATGATATACTTCCcggtgttatgttatgttacccTCatcaaaaaatacaatttacaatttTAATAATGCGGAAAGTCATGATTTTCAGTTAATAAAAGACAGCACATGACGTCACCCTACGAGAGGTAACAGGGGCATATGTTTTGAGAAAAGTGCTTTGCGGAAaattatcaacaacaacaatacagaaGTACAGAGATCATGATGAAATTACAtcctcacaaataaatcataaaaaattaTCTATCAGGACCTCACTGCTATTATCTGGCCTCCAAATCAGTGGTGACAAATGCAGCCGTTCGAAATCCTCATTTTATTTCCCTTGAAGACCGAGACATTTGTAGCGATCACTGAAGGTAAAGAGATAACTGTAATCTGCAGCAGGAGGTTGTCACCGACTGACTGgtgtgtgaacagtgtgtgaatgtactCATGCCTTTGCTATGTCTGCAGGAAAAGGCCAGTAGAAAGGCTTCACTGCCCTCTTGTGTTGAAAAGATATGACATCCGTGCAACAGTATCAGTCAACACTGCAACAGGCCTTTCTATGTTTCTACCTAAACATGCTGTGCGTTCCCAGTGTTGTCATATACAGGACACGACAAGATAGGAGAGAGGAGACGGAGAGGCTTCTTTCACGTACCTGATCAGATGAAGCTTGATGGGATGTTTTACAGCGGTCACAAGCGTGGAGCGACTGGTCGGCAGGTCAGACAGCTCAACAGTGGGATGGCTCTGAGGAAGAACAAATTGTGTGGTAAGTCATAACATATGCATTACTTTATTAGTCTCTAGCTGACACTTTTCAATCTAACTGTGATTAGAATTTAAATAGTGTATGTTAACATGAGACCTCTGAGGATTAAGCAGCATACCAGGTCAGATTTTCACTTTCAGAGAatttctgaaacacacagaaatacaggACAATAATTCATCTTCCTCTAAAAGCAGGCTTTGATGTTTCTTCCAGGAAAGTAAGAGTaactataacaacaacaaaaatgttttaatgattttaaatgtagcCATTAAATCACAGTCTTACTTGGTATTTACCCTCCTGGATTCAGGTGAAGATTGTCTATAAAATGAGCCACAGATGTCTGACTATTTCACTCCAGACTTCCCAATAGGTGTCTGATTTTAAACTCCACCAGGCTGACACTGATTAGAGGGAACAAGACATTTTCAGACAGAGGAAAGACACATACACTATGTCAATTCTAATCACAGTTAAATGAAAGTCTCACTTGTCGCtcaaaaagaggaagaagcatttttattcacatacagtacataagaATTATGCCaatgaaaatgtttacattctcTCCATTTTTGGCTTCTCTCTGTTCTGGATACTCACCACTCAGGATGCTGCCTCTCTGCAGATGATGGTTGCAGGATAATGTAATGCCTGAAAAACACGAGAGCAAATAAATGTCactaaatatgaataataatttaTACTTTACAAACCGAGGTATTtgcaaaaaatatacaaataggATAAAGAGGATGAATATCACTATAGTGATAATGATATAGTATAGCGTAGTAACATCACAATACAAAGATGAATCCTCTTCTATATTCTATCCATTATGACCTCTGAACATCACTAAAAgaaattttgtttttcaattttctgtttgtgtattCATTGTTAAAACACTATAATGAATTAAATCATTAGCCGTTATTGGCTTATAACTGACCACTCTTTATATGTATCACATTTAACTGATCTTGTTTGTCGCCGATTCAGTCAGTAACTCTAACTGCAAAATGCAGTTGTGACCCCAGGGTAATAAAGTAGACGCACAAGACGGTCATGATTTTGTGTAATTGATGAGTactatttaaaatagttttattattaataatttattttacattcatcTTTGATTTCTGCACTTCTTTATTGACAAACAGTGCCATAAGAATGATGTTGTTCACCCCAATGGTGTaaaattgtgtttaaaatgaaaatactgttGTCTGTGTACATCTTGTGATAACACCAAATTCAGCATGattagaaaatgtgcatttccaGCAGAAAATGCTGTGTGAATGGTGTGTGAATGCACTTCCACTGTTGCCTCTGATGCGTATGTGAACTGCACAGATCAAAGGCAGATGAACCACAGGTGCCATGTGAAGGCAAATGAGGGCCCCGTCCATGTTCATTCATTGTCATTGGGGCAAATGGCAGGCAAAGCAGAATAATTCTAAAACTCAGGAATTTTAAAAAGCTGTATATGATGTGCTTGGATGGAAAACACAGAAGCAGAAAAGGAAGATGTAGAAGAAGGTAAGGTAAAGGCAGGCCAGGCTTACTTGGCCACCCGTTTAAGCTTTAATGCATGAATACAAAACAATAGAGACAAAATGAATGGATTACATGCAGGTGACTATTAGACTGTACTGGTGTACAGAAAACAGAATGGAGTAGATTTGAAAAATGGGAGTCTCAAACAGCTGTTTCTGCAGTATGTGCCACCTCCAGATGGTTTTGACTGAAAATCATtcataaatgaatacaaaacacTATTTAGTGCTGCTGTGCTATGTTCACGTTAGGTAGATATCTCCAATTAATGTGTAATTAACTTTGAAAGAGTAGTACTGTGACGTTATTTAGCCTTTCTGCAGCTATTCTGCACTTAAAACGAttacttgtatttattaatgAGTAAATATACCCCCtcacaattataaaaaaaaacatcagtcacGTTTGTCAAGCCCTAACTAACTGTAGCTAACTAACTAGGGGAACGCAGTGCTCGTTTTTACAGAGAAACTTGAACGCAGCACTCAGAGCAAAGAACTGTGAGGTTGAGGAGGACGGTAAAAACAAAGATGGACATCGACCGAATATAACCGATACTGGTAATTAATTGTGTACAAGCGTTCGTGAAATGTAAATTGCACTGACCGTGACTCGAGGGTAAAAGGGGATGGAGTGACAGGTCGAGCAAAAGGGCTGCTAGTTCGGTAGCTAAGTTAGCCTGAGTAGCATATTAGACACGTACGCTAGCGTTACAAGGTGTGTGTAACCTGAAGGACAGAATACTTAGGCACCATTACTGACATAGCGCTAAATAATAACTAGCATTTTTGTCATAATTGGTATAAACAGAGTGTAGCGTTTGCAGCCGTCACTCCCCTTCCTCGATTTCTCggtcagctgttgttgttgctctgtTACTGAAAACCAGACAGCAGCCATTTACTACTTCATCACAAAAGACAGGGGCGCAAACGTATTCTCACACATGATTATGATGATCGGCTATGCATCAGTTCATCTACTATGTGGTACAATGAAAGCAGGGAGCTAGCAGGCAGAATTGGTATGCAAGTGTGTATAATATTGCTTATAATTACATTTTGCGTGTAGTCGTAACGGCCTCGGGGTGTCGCTGTTGAGTGTTGACTCGTAACTAAGCAAGTCGAAATATTATATCTGTAGCtgtaatagcaataataatctCGTATGTCCCCACACACATTAAGAAACACCATAATTGTTTctaagataaataaaacatatacattttaacaataacaaaaacaagactaAGTAGTTGGTTGTGTCTGATCTTGTCACTTGAACTTATTTCATTACACTTGACAGCACAAACATATCTACACCTTTTATTCATTTTGCTCCATGTTCATTTATACAGGCTGCCAATGTGCCATCGGTGACCAAGACTCAACAAAGAACCCAGGGGGAGAGAGGTGAAAGAGGGTTTAACTCCTGGACCATGGAGGCTTATTTTGGTAATATTGTGTTTGGCTCCAAGTTTGACTCAGGGAACCTGGCTCGTGTGGAGAAGGTGGAGAAGGCTAGCTCAAGCCCTTCTTCCGACACAGCTTCCAGTGGGAGTGCTCCTTTAGTATCAAGCCTCTCCCCTGATTATGAGTTCAATGTGTGGACACAGCCGGACTGTGCTGGCACAGAACATGAGAATGGAAACAGGTTACAAATCTTCAGCTTTTGTTGCACATATTTGTACACAGCCACTGTGCTGcattacattcattttattaagtcacgttttttgtgtttcaggtcATGGTTTTACTTCAGTGTACGGGGTGTAGCACCAGGGAAGATACTGAAGATCAATGTGATGAACATGAATAACCAGAGGAAGCTCTACAGCCAGGGCATGACTCCTCTTGTTCGCACTTTACCTGGCAAGAATCGGTGGGAAAGGATTAGAGACAGACCCACAACTGAGGTACACACTCATACACCCTTGGGACTATTAGGAAGAGCATGTGGGCAACAGGAGGCAGAGAGGCAATGGGCCATCAGTCTGGTTCCTGACAGCTATAATAATCTTTCTAATAATATCTCTCATCTTCCGTTCTTCTGTCACTTCCCAGATTAAAGATAACCAGTtcattctctcattcactcACCGGCTGTCAGAGGTGCGAGGGGCAACCACCTACTTCTCCTTCTGCTATCCATTCTCTTATAGTGAGAGTCAGGAGATGCTGCAGCAGTTGGATGAGAGTTACCCCAGTGGTGCTCACCTCAGTCCAAGCAGGTAGAATACATACAGCTCACCTAAACACCTGACATTTGATACTACTTATTAAGTAAAATTACCTAAGAATTTGGCCGTTCATcatgtctgtctcactctcttttcttttactcCTTGCAATATCTGTCCCATTCAGTGCTCCAGAAAGTGTGTATTATCACAGGGAGTTGCTATGCCACTCTCTGGATGGCAACAGAGTGGACCTGCTCACTGTGACCAACTGCAATGGGAtgcaggagcagagagagcCCCATCTGCCTAAGTTATTTCCAGACACTAACACTCCAAGACCACATCGCTTCTGCAACAAAAGGGTATAACTCAGCTGTACATAAAGTCAACGATTTCGGCTGTAATCTGACACCTTAGATGACACGTAATGACTTAGTATAAAGCCTGCATATGATGTGAAATCACCTAAAATTGTCAAAGTGGTTATTACACTAACCcttgacatttgtgtgtttgcaggtgttTTTCCTAAGCAGTCGGGTGCACCCAGGGGAAACTCCCGCATCCTTTGTGTTTAATGGTTTCCTGAATTTTATCTTAAGAAGAGACGACCCGCGAGCTCACACACTTcgaaacatgtttgtgttcaaaCTCATTCCAATGCTTAACCCAGACGGGGTTGTCCGCGGACACTACAGGTAAGAATGTCATACTCACATACacgtactgtacatgcaccCTCACAACATCGTACAACAAAGCGATTATCATTTGACACAATCTAGACTAGAAATTACTTTTGTCTCATGACGACATGCTCATTTGTGTCATCATCTGGAATCAAGTCTGGAACAATGTGAATCTAGCACAGTATGTGTGCCATCTGCTCTTTGAACAAACACTTTGTAACAAGTCTGTTATAATAAGTTCACTACAATTAGTCACTGATTATCAGGCACTATTACATAAGGAAAGTGTGTTGTGTGACTTCTATcctattgtttttgttaatggTGAGTGATCTGTGATTCTTCTACAGGACTGACTCCAGAGGAGTGAACTTGAACAGACAATATCTGAACCCCAGCCCTGAGCTGCACCCATCCATCTATGCAGCCAAAACTCTGTTGCTctaccaccacacacacaatcgcTTGCACAATACACAGTCCAGTACACACTTAAACaacactacaaacacacagactcctTCCCCCATCAACATCAAACCCACCAGTCAGCACCAAGCTCCTCCCCGCGGAGTCAGCTCGAATCAACGAATTGCAGAGAAAGATGAAAATCCCACACAAACTGAAATTCCCATGGCGATGGAGGAAAATGTCTGGGTTATTACAGAGATGGGGAAAGAAGACAGCTCCTCGAGCTCCTCAGAGACTGTAGCCCCAGTTACTGTAGACGTCCCACAGGTGGAGGAACAGGAATCAATTCCACCTCAGGAGGGGGGTGTGGCTTATTATGTGGACTTACATGGCCATGCCTCCAAACGTGGTTGTTTCATGTATGGAAATAACCTTCCTGA from Solea solea chromosome 17, fSolSol10.1, whole genome shotgun sequence carries:
- the agbl5 gene encoding cytosolic carboxypeptidase-like protein 5 isoform X3, which encodes MEAYFGNIVFGSKFDSGNLARVEKVEKASSSPSSDTASSGSAPLVSSLSPDYEFNVWTQPDCAGTEHENGNRSWFYFSVRGVAPGKILKINVMNMNNQRKLYSQGMTPLVRTLPGKNRWERIRDRPTTEIKDNQFILSFTHRLSEVRGATTYFSFCYPFSYSESQEMLQQLDESYPSGAHLSPSSAPESVYYHRELLCHSLDGNRVDLLTVTNCNGMQEQREPHLPKLFPDTNTPRPHRFCNKRVFFLSSRVHPGETPASFVFNGFLNFILRRDDPRAHTLRNMFVFKLIPMLNPDGVVRGHYRTDSRGVNLNRQYLNPSPELHPSIYAAKTLLLYHHTHNRLHNTQSSTHLNNTTNTQTPSPINIKPTSQHQAPPRGVSSNQRIAEKDENPTQTEIPMAMEENVWVITEMGKEDSSSSSSETVAPVTVDVPQVEEQESIPPQEGGVAYYVDLHGHASKRGCFMYGNNLPDESQQVENMLYPRLIAVNSAHFDFPACNFSEKNMYARDKRDGQSKEGSGRVAIHKAIGLLHSYTLECNYNTGKTMNTIPPACHDNGRATPPPHSSFPPKYTPEIFEQVGRAVAISALDMLECNPWSRLVLSEYSCLTNLRAWILKHVRNTKGLNTNMHAHPPTRPHHNGSKASPPKGFNNFLSGSTSENTLNRVRCNSHSSSSQTPSPKMHSSPSFTFGCPPPRTHSQHNSTHTRGRGSNKTLVPVRGIIFPDFQAGGTSSERPSKIPFPMRPGRVAKGCRSLLVAKVSGPEHILSSIKLTKCDLQPHVSCITIRKPGSMDSPSTRGSKTKPVGNTHSSSGGKEESAAIKVWKLLRPGLHRHLSLSGVSGKDGAIQLASKALLKDTDNHLHCKDCAIIKAAPETDEILQQVDETPVSPLPEPVGMGDTVTLCGEA
- the agbl5 gene encoding cytosolic carboxypeptidase-like protein 5 isoform X4; the protein is MEAYFGNIVFGSKFDSGNLARVEKVEKASSSPSSDTASSGSAPLVSSLSPDYEFNVWTQPDCAGTEHENGNRSWFYFSVRGVAPGKILKINVMNMNNQRKLYSQGMTPLVRTLPGKNRWERIRDRPTTEIKDNQFILSFTHRLSEVRGATTYFSFCYPFSYSESQEMLQQLDESYPSGAHLSPSSAPESVYYHRELLCHSLDGNRVDLLTVTNCNGMQEQREPHLPKLFPDTNTPRPHRFCNKRVFFLSSRVHPGETPASFVFNGFLNFILRRDDPRAHTLRNMFVFKLIPMLNPDGVVRGHYRTDSRGVNLNRQYLNPSPELHPSIYAAKTLLLYHHTHNRLHNTQSSTHLNNTTNTQTPSPINIKPTSQHQAPPRGVSSNQRIAEKDENPTQTEIPMAMEENVWVITEMGKEDSSSSSSETVAPVTVDVPQVEEQESIPPQEGGVAYYVDLHGHASKRGCFMYGNNLPDESQQVENMLYPRLIAVNSAHFDFPACNFSEKNMYARDKRDGQSKEGSGRVAIHKAIGLLHSYTLECNYNTGKTMNTIPPACHDNGRATPPPHSSFPPKYTPEIFEQVGRAVAISALDMLECNPWSRLVLSEYSCLTNLRAWILKHVRNTKGLNTNMHAHPPTRPHHNGSKASPPKGFNNFLSGSTSENTLNRVRCNSHSSSSQTPSPKMHSSPSFTFGCPPPRTHSQHNSTHTRGRGSNKTLVPVRDFQAGGTSSERPSKIPFPMRPGRVAKGCRSLLVAKVSGPEHILSSIKLTKCDLQPHVSCITIRKPGSMDSPSTRGSKTKPVGNTHSSSGGKEESAAIKVWKLLRPGLHRHLSLSGVSGKDGAIQLASKALLKDTDNHLHCKDCAIIKAAPETDEILQQVDETPVSPLPEPVGMGDTVTLCGEA